The proteins below are encoded in one region of Belonocnema kinseyi isolate 2016_QV_RU_SX_M_011 chromosome 1, B_treatae_v1, whole genome shotgun sequence:
- the LOC117177080 gene encoding trypsin-4-like produces MLGRDYERTEWKVVIGEVSMVNGEKREWCSEEQFSTFHMRQKRIINLRKQGDGPVHIASVPYIVNIRKENISDCAGSILSAVFVLTAYDCVFPSLMEDYSILSGSALRNSGTRHSISRRIVVRPNQELVLLEVSPRIDFHQSPNRPIRLFTGFILYPVYAICSGWGCTHPGSTCS; encoded by the exons ATGCTAGGAAGGGATTATGAAAGGACTGAATGGAAAGTGGTAATTGGAGAAGTAAGTATGGTGAACGGAGAAAAAAGAGAGTGGTGTTCCGAAG AGCAATTCTCAACGTTCCACATGCGCCAAAAGCGTATAATTAATCTTAGAAAGCAAGGAGACGGTCCAGTACATATTGCAAGCGTTCCCTATATTGTTAATATTCGAAAAGAAAATATAAGTGATTGTGCTGGAAGCATATTATCGGCTGTATTTGTCTTAACTGCATATGATTGTGTTTTTCCTTCACTAATGGAAGACTACTCCATTTTATCTGGTTCAGCTTTGAGAAACAGCGGAACTCGTCACAGTATCAGCAGAAGAATAGTAGTCCGACCCAATCAAgaattag ttttactggAAGTTTCTCCACGTATCGACTTTCACCAAAGCCCTAATAGGCCAATTCGACTGTTTACGGGATTTATTCTTTATCCAGTGTATGCTATTTGTAGCGGATGGGGATGTACACATCCAGGATCTACTTGTTCGTAA